GTTTCTTGGCAACCAACCATATCGTGGACAACATATTCATCCAATTCGTTGTGCCGGCTCATTCAACAACCATAATCGAATACCACCCCGATGCCAACTTTGTCACACACCTTGTCACTATGCCACCTAATGTCCAAAGCTTACATCCTTTGCAACTTCGCCCACACCATCGGATGAACATCTAGCTTGCACATGCCTTCCACGCTCACTGCCATATGACTAACCCTATACCCAGTTGGACTTGTGATACGGGTGCTTCCGACCACCGGACTGTTACACAAAAAAATGTTCCAGTCCATCTCTCGTACCTAGTAATTAGGGTTGTCCAAACTGCTCGACAATCGCTCGAAAAAATGCTCGTCCGATTCccgctcagtttgtaaatgagccgctcggatcggttcgattcaaattcaatccaagcatgagcaaaggtccgctcgctcgtcgatcgctcggtttcgctcgaattatttttattaatatatatatatatatatatatatattaattcaacggcaaaaagtttaataaatacaattaacgccaaaaaaatctTAGACACCAGAAAATGTTATAGCGCgttgggaaaataaaagaagattgaaaagacaaaaaaaacccctcggaccctgatcatgtcCAAAGACACGTGTTTGGCCAGAATGCGTTCTcagcgttctcacacttttgggcgttttctcctAACCCCGTCTCTACaaattattatcgaatattcaaataaattGATATGATACATTCTATAAATTCAAATAGATATTgaaccaaaaccacaaaatgatatgaaaaaacccataagtactaaaaatcttcagtaaaaaaacatcaaatattaaaaaatatggtgaaaagtcctaaatcctacaaagatttattacatgtcggttcggttcagTTATGGTGGATATgaaaaaaatgataaccataaccgagccgctactttcggttttcaaaaaaaccattaaccgaacTACCGGTTTTTTATCTGGTTTGGTTTTTTCGGTTTGGTTTTTTCGGTTAATTcagttatggttcggttaatttggttttttgcacacccctactaAAAACATACCATTTCATCAAGCTCTTTTTTTCCACCACTTATCCTAAAAGTTAGAATAGTGCCTCAAAAGATGATAAATGGGTCGTTGCCATGCATCATGAGATCGATGCTCTTCATAAAAAAAACACTTGGTCATTAGTTCCTCATCCCCTAGATTGTAATATTGTGGGGTCTAAATTGATTTACCGTAGAAAATATCATTCGGATGGAACCATTGAACGATAAAAGGCTCGTTTTCTAGCTCAGGGGTTTAGCCAAATCCCTAAACTCGATTATACTCCCACGTCCAGTCCTCTTATATAGGCTACTACGGTTCGTACAGTCTTAGCCTTAGTTGTCATCAATCAATGGAAACTTCACCGATTGGATGTTAACAATGTGTTTTTACATGGACATCTAACTGAATGCGTCTTCATGGAAATATCACTAGGGTTTATTGATTTTAACCACCCAAACCATGGGTGCAAATTAAACAAAGCTCTATATAGTCTAAAACAAGCCCTAGAGCATGGTTTCAAGTTCTGGGTGCCTTTCTTGTCCACACCGATTTTACCTTGTCATGTTGCGTCTCTATTTATCTTCAAAAAGGTTACTTGTATCATGTATCTCCTCGTCTATGTTGATGATCTTATCCTAACCAGAAACCAAACCAATACACTCACCACTTTCATTAAACAACTTAACAAAGAATTTGCCATTAAGGATATGGGAGAACTCAACTACTTTCTTGGGCTAGAGGTTACAAACACTGAAAATTGTTAATTTTTAATCAATCTAAATATGCAACTGATATTCTAACTCGTGCTAAAATGTTGGACGCCAAATGGGCTCCAACGCCTTTAAGCACAATGTTTCATTTGTTTCTATAGGTAAAATGTTTTCTAACACTACTCACTATCGGTTCATTGTGGGAGCACAACAGTATCTCACAATCACACGGCCTGACATTCATACGCAGTTAATCAAGTTAGTCAGTTTTTGCATGCTCCAACTACTCATCACTATTAAGAAGTCAAGCACATTCTTTAATACGTCAAAGGCACCTTGGCTGGAGTTGTTGTTATTCTATATTTTCAGCGGGAATATTATATCCTATAGTGCAAAGAAGCAACCTACCATTTCTCGTTCAAGTTGTAAATCCGTATATAGGGCTATGACGAATGTTGGGCCATACATTTACATCGTACACTTTGGGCCTTTGTTGTGGATCCATGTTTGACTTATGTGTTATACGTGTTACGTGATAACCTATGAGACTTGTTAGAATACGTGTAGAACAATACGTGAATTTCTTGTATACAGTTCTAATAAACAATGGTAACCAtagtaggacgtggttgaccacattaGCTCAAGTGATTTTATCTACTAAGCTAAACTAATGTGAGTTCACACATTTTACTAAAAGCAtgtattcccggtggttgggaacgAACAACACTTTCCCTGGTTTGGGATTGCCTAGTACTCCTGGGGATGGAATACGGTTACTTTACTATTTATACTACATGTCTTAAGCGGACTAGACGGAACTCTATCTGAAAGTCCCCACACATTTATACTGATTAATCGTCGGGGCCTAGCGAACGGGATATTAATTAGTAGCGCTATTATGtctaacaaacctcacaccgtgccgcagaggacgggagtgAACTATTATGCCTAGGCAactggtcaatgatgatagacatttaGTTTCGGTATGGCACGAGTTTAGTATGGCACGAGTCAATGATGATTGACCTGGGGCACAAACATGACTACAGTTAGTTTCGGTATGGCACGAGTTTAGTAGCTTAAAAAGATGGGGTAACTCCCCATGACATGTTTTATAAAACAGAATAATTTAACAACTTACGTTTTTGGAACAACAGtgataaactgtgaactcgccaactttagtTGACACGCTACTAtatgctttgcaggtcgttaggtgctttGCTGAAGCTTGCATGATGGAAGGGTCATTGTGGCGAAGAACCGTTGTTGGGTTCTTATAAGACATTATGAACTATTAACTTTTAATtgggttttaaactttatgcttccgctgatactCAAACTTTGTTTTGGTCCTTTAAATATTTAAACACTAATTGTATTGATTGTGATgggtttttatttacttttatttatcgttcaatatgattggtggcatgatcctggtcagtcacacgcctcgcggtagtactccgcatgtggaatttgggggtgtgacataaacgaTCTGAACTGACTAAAGATTTGTTGGAACCCTGCCGCCGTCGCTGAAATCATTTCCTCAGGCCATAACCACCGTCGTCGTCTCTTCCGACACCGATAGTTTGGTTTCAAGTTAACCACAGGTAGGGCGGTGGTGGATGATGTTGGTGGAGTATGGGAGGGAGAGATAGAGAGATGTAGAAAGAGAGCGGGTAGAGATAGAGGGATCTGTTTTGCGGCAGGTAGGGCAGTGGTGGTTGATGACGGTTATGGAGGGTGGTGGTTGATGTAGATGGACAATGTGAGGGAGATAAACACATACAAACTATGTGTTTTTTGTCTACAATATTATGTATATATTAGATGTATTAATCAATTAtagtttatatatatgtatatattatgtATATTAATTATAGTAATTAAAATACACACATAAGCCCCCAAATAATCCACCTCATCTTGCCACATAGGAAATGGAGTGCCACGAATTAATTAAGTTAGTGTTTGGCTAACGATGTGGTGCCAACATAaactaagactatggggtatggggcttgggttggggcgtggcccttggggcttgggtttgaagctgggcgtggggcgggggaagCAAGGTGACATGGCAGGCTGTCAATAGCCAAAGCAAACTAgctgttggccaacggctatgttaaaaaaattattttttcactataaatatCACACTTCAATTCCTATgtttaccacattcaaccacaatACACTCCACATCTTCCATAATCATCTTGAATTCTCATTCTACAAAACCGAAAATGCATCCTCATAATCGTGTTTACGACCCGAACAACCCGTTTGGGTTCCAAGAAAATAATGctagcccaccacccaatcgtccaatgcctcgtccatttttcatacactccCCTATGCCCCTTGAAGCGAGTTATGCATCGTATCTCGGGAATCGTGtgtttactaacttcccacacactgacgattcgatacctaccccgtttacacaaacgcccatcaacctttcaccaacctccatcgacctttcacaaacCGAAACCAtccccgaaactcaaccacccaacgaTGGTCCTTCCGCCTCAATAGTTCCCAAaaagagaagtcataagaaaaaaaccgaggcagagaaagcacttgaaaccgtcaaacgaaaacaacaaaaatgggtcgttaatgaagaacttgcattggcgagggcttggtgtcaacaatctcaacatccaactttaggtattcttaaaTATTTTGTAGCCcttattttatttaacatttatggttattttttatataactttgtaatatattaaattttgtttttattaaaataggaaattctcaaCATCGAACCCATTTGTGGGAAGCGGTTAGTAGAGCATTCCATGAAGAATTGGGAATGGAgacttatcgtgaaaacgatagcttatcctcgaagtggagcgagataagcgaccaacttacaaaatttagtggttttttaaataaagcaaagcaaaacccaaaAAATGGTGGAACCGAAGCCGACATTGTGACAAATGCTTTGGTTACATTCAAAACAAATGTGGGGagcgacttccgtttcatgcattgttgggagatttgtaagttccatccaaagtgggcgaaTATCCCCAGTGGTAGCGAATCGAACACGTCTTCCAAAAGTTCAAGGGCCTCatcccaagcccaatctgatgcacgagatcaagagtttgaggaccttttggatgattcgccaaacCGTCCTGAATATGGAAGAGATGTCGCAAAAAGGCGCGCTCAAAAATCAAGATCGAGTACGACAtcgccttcagctgggagttcgGGCTCGCGTAGGGAAATATACAGCGATCAGTTGGAtgacattgcatgcaagttagatacattcaacgtattccaacaacaaagggccgaacTTCGAAAGAGCAAAAATGCTagagatgccctgaaacaaaaacgggatgatttgaaatttctatccCAGCCCATTGATCACCTAGAGGGTGACGAGTGGCAACTAGTCTTGgagatgagagaagagataaagaacaaataaatataagcgttaggaatttttttatgtaattttctttatttaaaaatattaaaaaaaattaaattttgttgttttaaaaaatattcaaATAGCCCACGGTTTgggtcagcccagcgaagcccaccaaacccccgccccaaacccccgccccaccataccgtctACAATGTGGgtccccgccccaccataccctacGGTCTAAAAGTCAAGTTAGAGATGTCAGGCGTCAaggtggcagcggccaatagtCGATAGtttgataaaatccaataacccacgaaatataaataaaaaaattcaacCCCTCATTTTACCAGCAGAATAGAACAACCTAAACCCCACGACGGATAGACACGGCGGCGCAATGCTCCGGTCAAGGTCATAATGTGTCGATACCGACGGTTATTCAGCCACCACACAAACGCCACCATGCTCTTCCTCTCCTCACCGTCGTCTCAAACCCTAATTCTCCGATCATTCCGAACACTCATCTCCCTCTCATCAAACCCTATCACTCTGTTCACACCACCACAGAACCCCATACCACTCTtcaatcaaaccctaactctACGCCGGTTCTCACATTCGTCCAATTCGCCTCCGATTGTACCGCCGGTTCGTGAATTCTTCGGTTTTAGTCCGAACGCTGTAATCAGTAAATGTATTTCGTCTGTTTCGTCGTCGTCTTCTTCGGCTCCGTCGGTGGCGGATGCGGTGGAGGTGGATGAGAAAGGTGAGGAGTCCGGTGATGAGGTGGTTGATGAGGATGTGAAGCCGTCTATTCCTGTTAGGGCTTATTTCTTCTCTACTAGGTATATGATTGATTGTAATTGCTTGAATTGGCTTGTTTTTCGGTATTTTGATGTGTAATCGTGTTGTTAGTTGCTAAAGATATGTATATATGACATTTTAGAAGAGTGTGAGGGACTGTTGGGAATTGATATTTGACAGTTAGATGATATGCAAGACTGTGTATATGCTATTGTAGACAGGGCTGTAAACTGATGGAATTGAACTGAATTAGACCTTTTTCGTGTTTGTTTGTTGAGCTTTTATCGGGCAAACAGACGGTTTGGGAACATGTAATCTAAAGAAAtatcatgtttgtttgtttgttaaggaatTGAATTTGTTTGTGCTTAGTCGGTTAACTCTAAACGAACACAAACTGGCAGattaccaaacgttcacgaacacaattgaatgAATGTGACCTGTGTTGGTGTTCATTTATTTAATTAGCCGAATGGAATtctttgttcatgttcattcgtttattaaacgagGGCATGAAAATGGATTTCCCCCAGACGGTCCATGAATGGTTCGCTAAAGTTTACATCTTTGATGAACATATTTCGTCAATGTGATTATTGACTTTTTGTTTGGTTTCAGTGTGAATTTGAAGGAGTTAATGGACCAAAACAGACCTAATTACATCCAGCCTACTTCCAGGATGACTAATTATGTTGTACTGAGATTTGGCAACACCAAGCCTGAGTCTATTGTAAGTCGATATTTTGCATATATAAATGTTAGTTTATGGTTGCATTTGTTGTATATTCTAATTCTAATTATCTTATTAGCTATATTTGGGTTAATATAATAGCAGTGGAGTCATTTATATCTTGATGATTATGCTTTACAGGGTTTGGGTGCAAGTTTAAGTGGGAGTGACAGTGTCTATATGGTAGTTTTTCAGTATGGTTCAGTTGTCTTGTTTAACGTTCGTGAACATGAAAGTGAGCGGTATCTTAAAATTGTAAAAGAACATGCTTCAGGAGAGCTATCCGAACAGGAAATGAGAAAGGATGGTAAGGTCTCATTGTATTTATAATATTTACTTTTTTTATTCTTCAATTCTtactttaatattataatcatttcttattaggtttaacaatcgcttatttttatttctttatttttgatTTGTTTCTAAGCAACATATCTGCTATTCTTATATTACAATTTTGTTGCAGCTTGGTATGAACATGTTCTTTTGACCTATAAATATTGATTAAATTATCAGTTTTTTATGATTATTTCAGAGTATGAAGTAAAGGAGAAACCAACGTTGGAGACATGGATGGAAGGTGGATTAGATTACATAATGCTTCAATATTTGAATACTGATGGGATTCGTACAATTGGCAGTGTTCTGGGCCAGAGTGTAGCTCTTGATTACTATGTTCGTCAGGTATGATAACTCATGAGATCTACAGTCTAAGTTTCTCTTAGTAGTTATTAGAGATGACAATTTCGATCCATTTACTACAGAAAGGgtccttggtttaaaaaagcttGAGGCGCTCCGTAAGCGTTTTGGTTACAAAAGCTTTAAGCAAAGCTTCAAGCGCgaagcgagagcttcacgtatacgaagcgctcaaaattaaaaaaataaaaaaatatttgtaCACATCAATATGACATATTCTACTTGTTAATCAATAATAAACACAAAACCATGATTAAAAAACACGCTTAACACAtaaaaaacataattaaaacataaattaaagtcAATTATTGGAGAAAGTATGAAGAATCGATGGAGAAGAGGGAGGGAGCGGCTGAAGATGTTTACTAACGTTCTTTTTTTTAGGGTAAAGAAGTAGCGGGCCTCAATTAAACCCTATTAGAGACTATTGGGCCTAATTTAAAAACCTAAATCTGACCTGATTGGGCTGAAGCATCGCTTCAAACCAATGGCGCTTCGGGCTTAAAGCGCGCTTCCAAACGCTTCACGTGATTTGTCGCCTCAGAGCAAAAAAAGCGACAACCCTAGCGCTTCATCGCTTCACGCTTTAAGCTCGCTTTTTTAGACCAAGAAAGGGTCAATTCGGGTAACATTTTATCTCTAGCACTCCAAAGAAACTTACACCATAAGTTTGCTTAAAACTTAAGAAGGAAATGGGTAGACCGGGTCGAAAGACTACCAGAGTATATCTGTAATGTGTAAATCTTTTTAATTGTCTTATAAAAAGTCTGCTTGTAATTAAGATAAATTAGTTCTTGTATTATATTTAACACACTAGTTATTTCTGAAAACATTAAAATTTTAGGGCATCGTTTTGGGTCAACTTGACCTGACCCGTTAACTTACCCTCATGGTCCATCAGTTTGTAGCAAATATGAATACTTAATACTATTTCTCATACTTTCTTGTTTTAGGTTGATGGGATGGTCGGGGAATTTACAGACATTAATCGTGGCATGGAAAAAACTGG
This genomic stretch from Helianthus annuus cultivar XRQ/B chromosome 8, HanXRQr2.0-SUNRISE, whole genome shotgun sequence harbors:
- the LOC110872531 gene encoding sporulation protein RMD1; amino-acid sequence: MCRYRRLFSHHTNATMLFLSSPSSQTLILRSFRTLISLSSNPITLFTPPQNPIPLFNQTLTLRRFSHSSNSPPIVPPVREFFGFSPNAVISKCISSVSSSSSSAPSVADAVEVDEKGEESGDEVVDEDVKPSIPVRAYFFSTSVNLKELMDQNRPNYIQPTSRMTNYVVLRFGNTKPESIGLGASLSGSDSVYMVVFQYGSVVLFNVREHESERYLKIVKEHASGELSEQEMRKDEYEVKEKPTLETWMEGGLDYIMLQYLNTDGIRTIGSVLGQSVALDYYVRQVDGMVGEFTDINRGMEKTGTFTMKRKKLFQLVGKANSNLADVILKLGLFERSDIAWKDAKYAQIWEYLRDEFELTQRFASLDFKLKFVEHNIRFLQEILQNRKSDFLEWLIIILIGAEILISVYDIAHKSVTSL